A portion of the Salminus brasiliensis chromosome 9, fSalBra1.hap2, whole genome shotgun sequence genome contains these proteins:
- the mus81 gene encoding crossover junction endonuclease MUS81 isoform X2 yields the protein MPSEPVRVGRKRPLPSCPNPLFLNWLTEMRDHAKEKGLKTQYVYQKAINSLKKYPLPLKNGKEAKILQNFGDGICKTLDERLQKYYRENGVDAPIHSLPSGCAQTQPINNNLAPPKPSSACSRNPSGEVGANVRNAEGDAGKEKGGKKTKKREYVPQKRSGGYAVLLTLYRHSQLPGSKGFMFKNELQTEAQSLCDKSFTVPDLGSKYTAWSSVSTLIQKDLLLKTHNPARYSLTELGLALAERLESGERGKDDEQGEEKRSEAEDLGERPGTVDLTLDEEKEKDDDDDDDESEDDCSLRARPTIAASETHTERVAPVSSLSGISKASDTGEGYLLPGSYDIVLCVDFIETTGGNTARKQELVKELQRNGVMFDVRKLNVGDFLWVAREKVTPVPGQLRPPVAKELVLDYIIERKRMDDLCGSIMDGRFREQKFRLKRCGLHKPIYLVEECGSAAAHLSLPESTLQQAIVNTQVVDGFFVKRVQDVKESAAYLTVMTRYLQKLYQNCTLFCRSRELEGNEECDQESGAAVRENPHCNLISFTEFNCGAVKNKCQTVRDVFARQLMQISGISGDKAAAILEQYSTVSSLLKAYAQCTTEAEGEKLLSSIKYGKLKRNLGPALSRTVYQLYSTRGPLS from the exons ATGCCATCGGAGCCCGTCCGTGTGGGTCGGAAGCGGCCTTTGCCCTCCTGCCCAAACCCTCTTTTTCTCAACTGGCTGACCGAGATGCGCGACCACGCCAAAGAGAAGGGGCTGAAGACGCAGTACGTGTATCAGAAG GCTATCAACTCTCTGAAGAAGTATCCTCTACCGCTCAAAAACGGCAAGGAGGCGAAGATCCTACAGAACTTTGGAGACGGTATCTGTAAGACCCTGGATGAGCGGCTTCAGAAGTATTACCGAGAAAACG GTGTTGATGCCCCTATTCACTCCCTTCCAAGTGGTTGTGCTCAAACTCAGCCCATCAATAACAACCTGGCTCCCCCCAAACCTTCCTCTGCCTGCTCCAGGAATCCTTCTGGAGAGGTTGGAGCAAATGTG AGGAATGCAGAAGGCgatgcaggaaaagaaaaaggaggaaagaagacgaagaagagaGAGTATGTTCCTCAGAAGAGATCTGGGGGCTATGCGGTTCTGCTCACGCTGTACAGACACTCACAG TTACCTGGTAGTAAAGGCttcatgtttaaaaatgaactGCAGACGGAGGCACAGTCCCTTTGTGACAAATCCTTCACTGTG CCTGATCTGGGCAGTAAATACACTGCATGGTCCTCAGTAAGCACCCTCATCCAGAAGGACCTGCTTCTGAAGACACACAACCCTGCTAG GTATTCGTTGACTGAGCTTGGTCTGGCTCTAGCAGAGAGACTGGAATCTGGAGAAagaggcaaagatgatgaacagggggaggagaagaggagtGAGGCTGAGGACCTGGGGGAAAGACCAGGAACTGTGGACCTGACTTTGGatgaggaaaaagaaaaagatgatgatgatgatgatgatgagagtGAAGACGACTG CTCACTGAGAGCAAGGCCTACCATCGCTGCCTCAGAAACCCACACAGAACGTGTTGCACCTGTTTCAAGTCTATCAGGAATCTCCAAGGCTTCAGACACTGGAGAAGGATACCTGCTCCCTGGCTCCTATgacattgtactgtgtgttgacTTTATTGAGACAACTGG GGGAAACACAGCACGCAAGCAAGAACTGGTCAAAGAGCTGCAGAGGAATGGAGTCATGTTTGACGTCAGAAAACTAAATGTGGGAGACTTCTTGTGGGTTGCGCGTGAGAAAGTGACACCTGTACCGG GTCAGTTACGTCCACCTGTGGCCAAGGAGCTGGTCCTGGATTACATAATCGAGAGGAAGAGGATGGATGACCTGTGTGGCAGTATCATGGATGGACGCTTTAGAGAGCAGAAG ttccggCTAAAGAGATGCGGACTGCATAAGCCTATATATCTGGTAGAGGAGTGTGggtcagcagcagctcacctgagtCTACCAGAGAGCACTTTACAACAGGCTATAGTTAACACTCAG GTGGTGGATGGCTTCTTTGTGAAGAGAGTTCAGGATGTTAAAGAGTCAGCGGCCTATCTCACAGTCATGACTAGATACCTACAGAAACTCTACCAG AACTGCACATTATTCTGTCGCTCTAGAGAACTGGAGGGAAACGAAGAGTGTGACCAGGAGAGTGGAGCCGCAGTGAGAGAAAATCCCCACTGCAACCTCATTTCCTTTACAGAGTTCAACTGTGGAGCTGTGAAAAACAAG tgtcaaaCAGTTAGGGATGTATTTGCCAGACAGCTGATGCAGATCAGTGGAATCTCTGGTGATAAAGCTGCTGCCATTTTggaacagtacagtacagtgagcAG TTTGTTGAAGGCATATGCCCAGTGTACTACTGAAGCAGAGGGAG
- the mus81 gene encoding crossover junction endonuclease MUS81 isoform X1 — protein sequence MPSEPVRVGRKRPLPSCPNPLFLNWLTEMRDHAKEKGLKTQYVYQKAINSLKKYPLPLKNGKEAKILQNFGDGICKTLDERLQKYYRENVGVDAPIHSLPSGCAQTQPINNNLAPPKPSSACSRNPSGEVGANVRNAEGDAGKEKGGKKTKKREYVPQKRSGGYAVLLTLYRHSQLPGSKGFMFKNELQTEAQSLCDKSFTVPDLGSKYTAWSSVSTLIQKDLLLKTHNPARYSLTELGLALAERLESGERGKDDEQGEEKRSEAEDLGERPGTVDLTLDEEKEKDDDDDDDESEDDCSLRARPTIAASETHTERVAPVSSLSGISKASDTGEGYLLPGSYDIVLCVDFIETTGGNTARKQELVKELQRNGVMFDVRKLNVGDFLWVAREKVTPVPGQLRPPVAKELVLDYIIERKRMDDLCGSIMDGRFREQKFRLKRCGLHKPIYLVEECGSAAAHLSLPESTLQQAIVNTQVVDGFFVKRVQDVKESAAYLTVMTRYLQKLYQNCTLFCRSRELEGNEECDQESGAAVRENPHCNLISFTEFNCGAVKNKCQTVRDVFARQLMQISGISGDKAAAILEQYSTVSSLLKAYAQCTTEAEGEKLLSSIKYGKLKRNLGPALSRTVYQLYSTRGPLS from the exons ATGCCATCGGAGCCCGTCCGTGTGGGTCGGAAGCGGCCTTTGCCCTCCTGCCCAAACCCTCTTTTTCTCAACTGGCTGACCGAGATGCGCGACCACGCCAAAGAGAAGGGGCTGAAGACGCAGTACGTGTATCAGAAG GCTATCAACTCTCTGAAGAAGTATCCTCTACCGCTCAAAAACGGCAAGGAGGCGAAGATCCTACAGAACTTTGGAGACGGTATCTGTAAGACCCTGGATGAGCGGCTTCAGAAGTATTACCGAGAAAACG TAGGTGTTGATGCCCCTATTCACTCCCTTCCAAGTGGTTGTGCTCAAACTCAGCCCATCAATAACAACCTGGCTCCCCCCAAACCTTCCTCTGCCTGCTCCAGGAATCCTTCTGGAGAGGTTGGAGCAAATGTG AGGAATGCAGAAGGCgatgcaggaaaagaaaaaggaggaaagaagacgaagaagagaGAGTATGTTCCTCAGAAGAGATCTGGGGGCTATGCGGTTCTGCTCACGCTGTACAGACACTCACAG TTACCTGGTAGTAAAGGCttcatgtttaaaaatgaactGCAGACGGAGGCACAGTCCCTTTGTGACAAATCCTTCACTGTG CCTGATCTGGGCAGTAAATACACTGCATGGTCCTCAGTAAGCACCCTCATCCAGAAGGACCTGCTTCTGAAGACACACAACCCTGCTAG GTATTCGTTGACTGAGCTTGGTCTGGCTCTAGCAGAGAGACTGGAATCTGGAGAAagaggcaaagatgatgaacagggggaggagaagaggagtGAGGCTGAGGACCTGGGGGAAAGACCAGGAACTGTGGACCTGACTTTGGatgaggaaaaagaaaaagatgatgatgatgatgatgatgagagtGAAGACGACTG CTCACTGAGAGCAAGGCCTACCATCGCTGCCTCAGAAACCCACACAGAACGTGTTGCACCTGTTTCAAGTCTATCAGGAATCTCCAAGGCTTCAGACACTGGAGAAGGATACCTGCTCCCTGGCTCCTATgacattgtactgtgtgttgacTTTATTGAGACAACTGG GGGAAACACAGCACGCAAGCAAGAACTGGTCAAAGAGCTGCAGAGGAATGGAGTCATGTTTGACGTCAGAAAACTAAATGTGGGAGACTTCTTGTGGGTTGCGCGTGAGAAAGTGACACCTGTACCGG GTCAGTTACGTCCACCTGTGGCCAAGGAGCTGGTCCTGGATTACATAATCGAGAGGAAGAGGATGGATGACCTGTGTGGCAGTATCATGGATGGACGCTTTAGAGAGCAGAAG ttccggCTAAAGAGATGCGGACTGCATAAGCCTATATATCTGGTAGAGGAGTGTGggtcagcagcagctcacctgagtCTACCAGAGAGCACTTTACAACAGGCTATAGTTAACACTCAG GTGGTGGATGGCTTCTTTGTGAAGAGAGTTCAGGATGTTAAAGAGTCAGCGGCCTATCTCACAGTCATGACTAGATACCTACAGAAACTCTACCAG AACTGCACATTATTCTGTCGCTCTAGAGAACTGGAGGGAAACGAAGAGTGTGACCAGGAGAGTGGAGCCGCAGTGAGAGAAAATCCCCACTGCAACCTCATTTCCTTTACAGAGTTCAACTGTGGAGCTGTGAAAAACAAG tgtcaaaCAGTTAGGGATGTATTTGCCAGACAGCTGATGCAGATCAGTGGAATCTCTGGTGATAAAGCTGCTGCCATTTTggaacagtacagtacagtgagcAG TTTGTTGAAGGCATATGCCCAGTGTACTACTGAAGCAGAGGGAG